One part of the Quercus lobata isolate SW786 chromosome 7, ValleyOak3.0 Primary Assembly, whole genome shotgun sequence genome encodes these proteins:
- the LOC115954147 gene encoding uncharacterized protein LOC115954147, with product MSHIDLEQGVHRRDFSADGSVCFSDAEAEEGSCYSQFYSTNGGSYDEYRFSCVYDPSSGIGNSSGSGSGSGSGSGRESMCSASASELEVESEVPEIKVHLAKVERDCRICHLGLESNSHESGIPIELGCSCKDDLGAAHKNCAEAWFKIRGNKTCEICNSVARNVFGSNDIELTQHSNETNNATAPVTVLAPATVTETHSFWHGHRFLNFLLACMVFAFVLSWLFHFNVPSS from the exons ATGTCCCACATCGATTTGGAGCAAGGGGTTCATCGAAGAGACTTCAGCGCAGACGGCAGTGTATGCTTTTCTGACGCGGAAGCAGAAGAAGGGTCGTGCTATTCACAGTTCTATTCGACGAATGGTGGGTCCTACGATGAGTACAGATTTTCTTGTGTGTATGATCCGAGTTCTGGGATTGGAAACAgttcgggttcgggttcgggttccGGTTCGGGTTCAGGGAGAGAGTCTATGTGTTCAGCCTCGGCTTCGGAGTTGGAGGTTGAGAGTGAGGTCCCTGAGATAAAGGTGCATTTGGCTAAAGTTGAGAGAGATTGCAGGATTTGTCATCTGGGTTTGGAGAGTAACAGCCATGAATCTGGGATTCCTATTGAGTTGGGTTGTTCTTGTAAGGATGATTTGGGTGCAGCCCATAAGAACTGTGCTGAGGCCTGGTTCAAGATTAGGGGAAATAA aACTTGTGAGATTTGTAATTCTGTTGCACGTAATGTCTTTGGATCAAATGACATTGAGTTAACACAGCATTCAAATGAAACCAACAATGCCACCGCACCAGTGACAGTCTTGGCACCTGCAACCGTAACAGAGACACATAGCTTCTGGCATGGCCACCGCTTCCTGAATTTTTTGCTTGCTTGCATGGTATTTGCATTTGTCTTATCTTGGCTCTTTCACTTTAATGTGCCATCATCATAG